In one Culex quinquefasciatus strain JHB chromosome 2, VPISU_Cqui_1.0_pri_paternal, whole genome shotgun sequence genomic region, the following are encoded:
- the LOC6040867 gene encoding inactive hydroxysteroid dehydrogenase-like protein 1 — translation MILSLAALGLTLLGAWVCACWMYENLRSLVQIVVAMLTPYFVPAENKTLVERYGKWAVITGCTDGIGRQYAFQLAARGLNIVLISRTPEKLMAVAAEIEQRHQVKTKWIAADFSLGRPIFEKLRQELAGVPVGILVNNVGTNTDFPDDFETASEDKLWEIINVNIGAATMMTRLVLPEMKQRRQGAIVNISSGSELQPLPYLTIYAASKAYVRNFTLALQHELEPFGITCQLVSPLYVTTKMNQYSTTLMEGGVFIPNAESYAKFAVFSLGKTKRTTGYWSHGIQYCVAQFAPEWARTIIGGTMNKVFRKEYYAQQKAAKAK, via the exons ATGATCCTGTCGTTGGCCGCGCTAGGGTTGACCCTGCTCGGGGCGTGGGTGTGTGCCTGCTGGATGTACGAGAACCTGCGCTCGCTGGTGCAGATCGTGGTGGCCATGCTGACGCCGTACTTTGTCCCCGCCGAAAACAAGACCCTGGTCGAGCGCTACGGCAAATGGGCCG TAATTACCGGCTGCACGGACGGAATCGGTCGCCAGTATGCCTTCCAGCTGGCCGCCCGCGGACTCAACATTGTGCTCATCTCGCGAACGCCGGAGAAGCTGATGGCCGTGGCCGCCGAGATCGAGCAGCGCCACCAGGTCAAAACCAAGTGGATCGCGGCGGACTTTAGCCTGGGGCGGCCAATTTTCGAAAAGCTGCGCCAGGAACTGGCTGGCGTGCCGGTTGGAATTTTGG TGAACAACGTCGGAACCAACACCGACTTCCCGGACGACTTCGAAACGGCCTCGGAGGACAAGCTGTGGGAAATTATCAACGTCAACATCGGGGCGGCCACGATGATGACGCGGCTGGTGCTGCCGGAGATGAAGCAGCGGCGCCAGGGAGCGATCGTCAACATTAGCTCGGGCAGCGAGCTGCAACCGCTGCCGTACCTGACCATCTACGCTGCGTCGAAG GCCTACGTCCGTAACTTCACGCTGGCGCTGCAGCACGAGCTGGAACCGTTCGGAATAACGTGTCAACTGGTCAGCCCGCTGTACGTGACAACCAAG ATGAACCAGTACTCCACCACGCTGATGGAGGGCGGTGTGTTCATCCCGAACGCGGAGTCGTACGCCAAGTTTGCCGTGTTTTCGCTGGGCAAAACGAAACGAACCACCGGGTACTGGTCCCACGGTATCCAGTACTGTGTGGCGCAGTTTGCGCCCGAGTGGGCCCGCACCATCATCGGCGGAACCATGAACAAGGTGTTCCGAAAGGAGTATTACGCCCAGCAAAAGGCGGCCAAGGCTAAATAA